One Anopheles marshallii chromosome 3, idAnoMarsDA_429_01, whole genome shotgun sequence genomic region harbors:
- the LOC128715665 gene encoding protein quick-to-court, with product MSSKPVTPVSQRRPYPGENENTRIPQPFCRSYSLRMRTSRSFHDYQHYRSECCECDCDGTQQQQLGNHPSNLVMQGSGVKTKNTTAVLHGGSKSISHGHHHQQQQRSPTMATSNPATDGHDAVDSFAVPTSTGKDGPIPNGVIPHGGTSDGGHTPHGHCITSTSPAGLCKAKGTCQQLKQPPSIISCQQKQHERGMSLNLINSGHSSSSQRTPRTPQTPNGGPGIGLQRQGGGTGGGLSPKTPPVSPESPINSYLDDDLDSLHSYSSVASGMSCDHPYVARNGTTFSGRKMKYVVHCSSHAGQTGGDYLTPTQRAQRQIRRLKELLSQARCDLEQRDSEILRLTKEVVELRLFKASLSSPEERSNSSDAVTVRENTTNDVNTPSSSQDISPIVDQIDEGVAKASPRHHHHHMQAGIHQVQFIDKLSTSEMQSSFADSGHFEDITTSSIHSKDSYVHTQDRACGSDEDMDAEKNRLIALYEERIEELIKQHQTEEQQLRTSNNDRFEVLLQKLAESNTRYCDLVPDYEQAKERIRDLEKQLEKLQAQLQEQEDKANKMYLHMYTKGQEAERQEQADRVSDMAHASPSRVSIPELMQQLQVTQDELENIRDTNYQQENGGTQVLLSAKEAISLWLLGARKTMYKRLIDAQQTKNKVDPEVTLQFLKSAIYYFLTDKENSQGHLNAIESILGFSDVERSNIDKARAYK from the exons ATGTCGTCGAAACCGGTAACGCCGGTATCGCAGCGCCGTCCGTATCCTggcgaaaatgaaaacacCCGGATCCCGCAACCCTTCTGCCGGTCCTATTCGCTGCGCATGCGCACCAGCCGGAGCTTCCATGACTACCAACATTACCGGAGCGAGTGCTGCGAGTGCGATTGTGATGgtacgcagcaacagcagctgggCAACCATCCAAGCAATCTAGTCATGCAAGGATCGGGCGTGAAGACGAAAAATACGACCGCCGTATTGCACGGAGGTAGTAAATCGATTTCCCATggccaccaccatcagcagcagcaacgttcACCAACGATGGCCACTTCGAATCCTGCCACGGACGGTCACGATGCGGTAGATTCATTCGCCGTTCCAACCAGCACCGGGAAGGATGGTCCCATACCGAACGGTGTAATACCGCACGGCGGCACCAGTGATGGCGGTCATACACCGCACGGCCACTGCATCACATCAACGTCCCCGGCCGGGCTGTGCAAAGCGAAGGGAACGTGCCAGCAGCTGAAACAGCCGCCCAGCATCATCAGCTGccagcagaagcagcatgaaCGTGGCATG TCTTTGAATTTAATCAACTCTGGACACAGTAGCAGCAGTCAAAGAACGCCGCGAACTCCGCAAACACCGAACGGAGGGCCTGGTATAGGATTACAACGCCAAGGTGGTGGAACAGGTGGAGGCCTTAGTCCAAAGACGCCACCCGTTTCGCCGGAATCACCAATCAACAGCTATTTGGATGATGATCTAGATTCCCTGCACAGCTACAGCTCGGTGGCGAGTGGCATGTCGTGTGATCATCCGTACGTGGCACGCAACGGAACCACCTTCAGTGGTCGCAAGATGAAGTACGTGGTACACTGCTCCAGCCATGCCGGACAAACCGGGGGCGACTATCTGACACCGACGCAGCGCGCCCAGCGTCAGATACGGCGGCTCAAGGAGCTGCTATCGCAGGCTCGGTGCGATCTGGAGCAGCGTGACAGCGAGATCCTGCGGCTCACGAAGGAGGTGGTAGAGCTGCGACTGTTCAAAGCATCGCTTAGCTCCCCGGAGGAGCGTAGCAACTCGAGCGATGCGGTAACGGTGCGGGAAAACACCACGAACGATGTGAATACGCCCAGCTCGAGCCAGGACATTTCGCCCATCGTCGATCAGATCGACGAGGGCGTTGCGAAGGCGAGTCCAcggcaccatcatcaccatatgCAGGCAGGCATCCATCAGGTGCAGTTCATCGACAAGCTGTCGACGTCCGAGATGCAAAGCTCGTTTGCCGATTCGGGTCATTTCGAAGACATTACGACGTCCTCGATCCACTCGAAGGATTCGTACGTACACACGCAGGACCGTGCGTGCGGAAGCGACGAGGATATGGACGCGGAGAAGAATCGCCTCATCGCGCTGTACGAGGAACGCATCGAGGAGCTGATCAAGCAGCACCAGACGGAAGAGCAGCAGCTACGAACGTCAAACAATGATCGGTTCGAGGTACTGCTGCAGAAGCTGGCCGAGTCCAACACACGCTACTGTGACTTGGTGCCGGACTACGAGCAA GCGAAAGAGCGCATTCGGGATCTAGAGAAGCAGCTGGAAAAGCTGCAAGCTCAACTGCAGGAGCAGGAGGATAAGGCGAACAAGATGTATCTGCATATGTACACCAAGGGACAGGAGGCTGAACGGCAGGAACAAGCCGACCGTGTTAGTGACATGGCTCACGCTTCTCCGAGTCGCGTTTCTATCCCAGAACTGATGCAGCAGCTCCAGGTTACGCAGGATGAACTGGAAAACATTAGG GATACGAACTATCAGCAAGAAAATGGCGGTACGCAGGTTTTACTGAGCGCAAAAGAAGCAATCTCACTCTGGCTTCTCGGTGCCCGTAAG acCATGTACAAGCGGTTGATTGACGCCCAGCAGACGAAAAACAAAGTCGATCCCGAGGTGACGCTGCAGTTCCTGAAAAGCGCGATCTACTACTTTCTGACGGATAAGGAAAATTCACAGGGACACTTGAATGCGATTGAAAGCATTCTAGGATTCTCCGATGTAGAGCGCTCTAACATCGATAAGGCTCGAGCGTACAAGTAG